In Listeria monocytogenes, the following proteins share a genomic window:
- a CDS encoding putative heavy metal-binding protein, whose protein sequence is MIVTTSPNIEGKQIIEYKKIVFGEVITGVNFMKDIGAGLRNFFGGRSQGYEDELINAREEAIREMEQRAKDIGANAVIGVDIDYEVLGADNGMLMVTASGTAVVIEAQDY, encoded by the coding sequence ATGATAGTTACAACCTCACCAAATATTGAAGGCAAACAAATTATTGAGTATAAAAAAATCGTTTTCGGCGAAGTCATCACTGGCGTTAACTTTATGAAAGATATTGGGGCTGGGCTTCGAAATTTCTTCGGGGGCCGTTCGCAAGGCTATGAAGATGAACTTATTAACGCTCGCGAGGAAGCAATTCGCGAAATGGAACAACGCGCAAAAGATATTGGCGCAAACGCCGTTATTGGCGTTGATATTGATTATGAAGTGCTCGGAGCTGATAACGGGATGCTGATGGTTACTGCATCTGGTACAGCTGTTGTTATTGAAGCGCAGGATTATTAA
- a CDS encoding DNA alkylation repair protein: MITFDELNAELQALENPNTIKIFRNHGCPETLELYGLKIGDLKKIIRREKLKKNHELAIELIESNNSDLIYLGLLAIDPNKITIEQIEKWNVAFRETWSQLTFGLASVVSKRDDALLFAKKWIESDYDLTKSMGWQIYSEHINDLPEAETLLQRAKDTLQTETNRTRYSMNGFIITCGIYKDDLHEKAMEAAKSVGKVHVNLGNTACKVPDAISYIEKARNRTK; the protein is encoded by the coding sequence CCCAATACAATTAAAATTTTCCGTAATCACGGTTGCCCGGAAACATTAGAGCTTTATGGTCTGAAAATTGGTGATTTAAAGAAAATTATTCGCCGAGAGAAACTAAAGAAAAACCACGAACTCGCCATAGAGCTGATTGAATCAAATAACAGTGATTTGATTTATCTCGGTTTACTTGCAATCGATCCAAACAAAATAACCATCGAACAAATCGAAAAATGGAATGTCGCTTTCCGAGAAACTTGGTCACAACTAACTTTCGGACTCGCATCAGTTGTAAGCAAACGTGATGATGCACTCCTTTTCGCTAAAAAGTGGATTGAAAGTGATTATGATTTAACTAAATCCATGGGCTGGCAGATTTATAGCGAGCATATTAACGATTTACCCGAAGCAGAGACATTACTTCAACGCGCGAAAGACACGCTGCAAACAGAAACCAACAGAACCCGCTATTCAATGAACGGTTTTATTATCACTTGCGGAATTTACAAAGACGATTTGCACGAAAAAGCGATGGAAGCTGCGAAATCAGTCGGGAAAGTTCATGTAAACCTTGGAAATACAGCTTGTAAAGTTCCAGACGCCATTTCTTATATAGAAAAAGCGCGAAATCGTACGAAATAA
- a CDS encoding DUF5502 family protein (This small protein, a possible lipoprotein, is found in Listeria monocytogenes.), giving the protein MYIKGRLIFFFVMFVIALCSVLILLIIKMSVWKEEPFNLSDAKEIECLGSCKIKNTNQKIHFFSIKKNLFEERGNIAGISNEHEPKVADKSIFIVILDDEKGVANEE; this is encoded by the coding sequence ATGTATATAAAAGGGAGGTTAATCTTTTTCTTTGTAATGTTTGTAATCGCTTTATGTTCCGTATTAATATTGCTGATAATAAAAATGAGCGTATGGAAAGAGGAACCCTTTAATTTAAGTGATGCAAAGGAGATTGAGTGTCTTGGAAGTTGCAAAATAAAAAATACTAATCAAAAAATTCATTTTTTCTCTATAAAAAAGAATTTGTTTGAGGAAAGGGGTAATATAGCTGGAATTTCGAATGAACACGAGCCAAAAGTAGCTGATAAGTCCATTTTCATTGTAATTTTAGATGATGAAAAAGGGGTTGCAAACGAAGAGTAA
- a CDS encoding YehR family lipoprotein, which produces MKMLKKGTAVLFVMVMAMMLVACGGKEETRTFTLSQNGVESKLVYTYKGDKVTKQTAENTMSYTALSVSSKEDAEKLLKETSDKFQNIDGLKEKIEYKDDKAIETIEVDYTKIASEDMNKIPGMASGDASKGISMKESAKLLESQGYKENK; this is translated from the coding sequence ATGAAAATGCTTAAAAAGGGTACAGCGGTTTTATTTGTAATGGTTATGGCTATGATGTTAGTAGCTTGTGGAGGTAAAGAAGAAACAAGAACATTCACGCTTTCTCAAAACGGTGTAGAATCTAAATTGGTATACACTTATAAAGGAGACAAAGTCACAAAGCAAACAGCTGAAAACACAATGTCATATACTGCACTAAGCGTTAGTTCAAAAGAAGATGCTGAAAAACTGCTTAAAGAAACAAGTGATAAGTTTCAAAATATTGACGGATTAAAAGAGAAAATTGAATATAAAGATGACAAAGCAATTGAAACAATCGAAGTAGATTACACTAAAATTGCTTCAGAAGACATGAATAAAATCCCAGGTATGGCTAGTGGTGATGCTTCCAAGGGCATTAGTATGAAAGAATCTGCAAAATTGCTAGAATCCCAAGGTTATAAAGAAAATAAATAA